CTACCGCGCAGCGGTCGAAGCGGCCCACACCACGCTCAACGTTGCCGCACTCGTCGGTCACACGGCGCTGCGCAGCAATCACCTCGACGACTTGTTCCGCACCGCGACGCCTGGGGAAATCGCTGCCATGCGCGAGCAATTGCGCGACAGCCTCGAAGCGGGTGCGTTGGGCTTATCCACAGGTCTCGCCTATGCCAGTGCTTTCAACGCTTCCACCGATGAAGTAATGCAACTGACCGAAGAGCTGACGGCGTTCGGCGCGGTGTACACCACCCATTTGCGCAGCGAATTCGCACCCGTGCTGGAGGCGATGGACGAAGCATTCCAGATCGGCCGTCACGCGCAATCACCGGTGATCATTTCTCACCTCAAATGCGCCGGTGTCGGCAACTGGGGACGCAGTCCGCAGTTGCTCGCAGCGCTGCAAGAGGCAGCGAAAACTCATCCGGTCGGTTGCGATTGCTACCCGTATGCGGCGAGTTCTTCGACGCTGGATCTCAAGCAAGTCACCGACGCCCACCGCATCACCATTACCTGGTCGACGCCGCACCCGGAAGTCAGCGGCCGTGATCTGATCGACATCGCCGCCGAATGGAATGAGCCGTTGCTCGAGACGGCGAAACGCCTGCAGCCGGCAGGCGCCGTTTACTACGGCATGGACGAGGCGGATGTACGAAGAATCCTCGCCCACCCACTGTCGATGGTCGGTTCTGACGGACTGCCGGAAGACCCGTTCCCGCATCCGCGTCTGTGGGGCGCTTTCCCACGGGTGCTCGGACATTTCAGTCGCGACGTCGGCCTGTTTCCGCTGCACACCGCAGTGCACAAGATGACCGGTCTGTCAGCCGCGCGCTTTGGTTTGAAGCAAAGGGGCGAGATTCGTGAAGGGCATTGGGCTGATCTGGTGTTGTTCGATCCTGAAACCGTACGCGATGTTGCCGATTTCAACGATCCGCAGCGAGCGGCGCAGGGGATTGATGGGGTTTGGGTCAACGGCGTGTTGAGTTATTGCGATGGCCAGGCGAATGGGCGCAGGGCAGGCCGGTTTTTGCCGAGGGATGGGGATTTGCGCGAAGGATTTCATTGAGTCGCATAAAGCAAAAAGATCGCAGCCTGCGGCAGCTCCTACAGGAGATCGCATTCCAATGCAGCCGCTGCCGCAGACTGCGATCTTTTGATTTTATTTAATGATGGCACTCTGAGATTAAAGAAAGCCATCATCAAGCCGAATCCCTGACATCCAGCCCAGCTACACTGTCGGGCCAACCAGTCAGGGAGCACCCCATGAGCTTCGGCAAAACCACACCGATCCTGCGGATCTTCGATGAAGCCAAAGCCGTCGAGTTTTACGTCGACTTTCTCGGTTTCAAGATCGACTGGCAGCATCGCTTCGAGGCGAATTTTCCGTTGTATCTGCAGGTGTCTCGCGGCGAGTGTGTGCTGCATCTGTCCGAGCATCATGGCGACGCGAGTCCCGGTTCGGCGCTGCGCATCGAGACCGATGAGCTGGAGGCATTTCAGCAGCAATTGATCGCCAAGGATTACAAATTCTCCCACCCACAGATCCAGGCGATGCCGTGGGGCAGCCAGGACATGACCATTGCCGACCCGTTTGGTAATCGGTTGGTGTTCACCAACGCGATCAGCCTGTAAAACGGCAGCAGCCGGGCTTGTTGCGAAAGCGGCGGTTCAGTCACACAGGTGTTGAATGTCAGACCGTATTCGCTGGCAAGCCAGCTCCCACAGGGTTTCGCGCCAGTTACATGTTTTTTGTTCACGACTGGGACATTGGGAAATCTGGCTTGCCAGCGATGAGGCCAGTGCATTCACCGCCGATGCCGCTGCCGAAACTCCCCCGGCGGCATCCCGCGCCAAGTTTTGAAGGTGCGGTGAAACGA
This window of the Pseudomonas fluorescens genome carries:
- a CDS encoding glyoxalase superfamily protein, which produces MSFGKTTPILRIFDEAKAVEFYVDFLGFKIDWQHRFEANFPLYLQVSRGECVLHLSEHHGDASPGSALRIETDELEAFQQQLIAKDYKFSHPQIQAMPWGSQDMTIADPFGNRLVFTNAISL
- a CDS encoding D-aminoacylase — its product is MQYDTLIRNALIIDGSNTPGYKADVAIVNGRIEHIGDLHDASATETIDAAGRVLAPGFIDVHTHDDTVVIRQPQMLPKLSQGVTTVIVGNCGISAAPVSLKGNPPDPMNLLGTAAAFVYPRFSDYRAAVEAAHTTLNVAALVGHTALRSNHLDDLFRTATPGEIAAMREQLRDSLEAGALGLSTGLAYASAFNASTDEVMQLTEELTAFGAVYTTHLRSEFAPVLEAMDEAFQIGRHAQSPVIISHLKCAGVGNWGRSPQLLAALQEAAKTHPVGCDCYPYAASSSTLDLKQVTDAHRITITWSTPHPEVSGRDLIDIAAEWNEPLLETAKRLQPAGAVYYGMDEADVRRILAHPLSMVGSDGLPEDPFPHPRLWGAFPRVLGHFSRDVGLFPLHTAVHKMTGLSAARFGLKQRGEIREGHWADLVLFDPETVRDVADFNDPQRAAQGIDGVWVNGVLSYCDGQANGRRAGRFLPRDGDLREGFH